DNA from Tsuneonella dongtanensis:
CGCATCAAGCGCAACACCAACCGCGCCGAGATCAACGGCGCGCGCATGAGCCGCATCCGCTCGTTCCTGAAGAAGGTCGAGACCGCGATCGCCGGCGGCGACAAGACCGCGGCTGCCGATGCGCTGAAGGCTGCCCAGCCCGAACTGATGCGCGGCGTCGCGCGCGGCGTGCTCCACAAGAACACCGCCAGCCGCAAGATGAGCCGTCTTTCGAAGCGAGTCGGCGCGCTCTGA
Protein-coding regions in this window:
- the rpsT gene encoding 30S ribosomal protein S20, which encodes MANTPQAKKRIKRNTNRAEINGARMSRIRSFLKKVETAIAGGDKTAAADALKAAQPELMRGVARGVLHKNTASRKMSRLSKRVGAL